A part of Magnetospirillum sp. genomic DNA contains:
- a CDS encoding ABC transporter ATP-binding protein, which yields MFEKAIAPINAAGVLVEGVNLSYGATHVLKDVNLEVKPGEFFAFLGPSGCGKTTLLRLIAGFNIAQSGRVMIGDREISALPPWKRDVGMVFQSYALWPHMTVAKNVAFGLEERRLPKAEIARRVASALELVGLGHLAERRPSQLSGGQQQRVAVARTVVIEPKVLLLDEPLSNLDAKMRVQVRRELRDLQQRLGLTTIFVTHDQEEANTICDRIAVMNDGVIQQVGTPMELYEKPANLFVAGFLGAANILEGEVLTDGTDRIFKIKGGAKLPIPRGVAASDTARLVFRPQYADLVLAKATDADNALTGKVVHREFLGATVRYSVTLSGSEVTVEAPFQSVSSLIEVGAWVAVSLAPERMQFLAA from the coding sequence ATGTTCGAGAAAGCAATTGCCCCGATCAATGCGGCGGGCGTTCTTGTCGAGGGCGTGAACCTCTCCTACGGCGCTACGCATGTGCTCAAGGACGTCAATCTCGAAGTGAAGCCGGGCGAATTCTTTGCATTCCTCGGACCGTCCGGCTGCGGCAAGACCACGTTGTTGCGACTCATCGCTGGTTTCAATATTGCGCAGTCGGGCCGGGTGATGATCGGCGATAGAGAAATTTCCGCGCTCCCGCCGTGGAAGCGCGATGTCGGCATGGTCTTTCAATCTTATGCGCTATGGCCGCATATGACGGTCGCCAAGAACGTCGCCTTTGGGCTCGAAGAGCGCAGGCTGCCGAAAGCCGAAATCGCCCGGCGCGTGGCATCGGCGCTCGAACTCGTTGGTCTTGGGCATCTTGCCGAGCGCCGGCCCTCGCAGCTCTCGGGCGGGCAGCAGCAGCGCGTGGCCGTGGCGCGGACCGTGGTCATCGAACCGAAGGTCCTTTTGCTCGACGAGCCATTGTCGAATCTCGATGCCAAGATGCGCGTGCAGGTACGCCGCGAACTTCGCGACTTGCAGCAGCGCTTGGGGCTGACGACAATCTTCGTCACCCACGACCAGGAAGAGGCCAACACGATCTGCGATCGCATCGCGGTGATGAACGACGGCGTCATCCAGCAGGTCGGCACGCCCATGGAACTCTACGAGAAGCCAGCGAATCTCTTCGTCGCGGGCTTTCTGGGAGCCGCCAATATTCTCGAAGGCGAGGTGCTAACGGACGGGACCGATCGCATCTTCAAAATCAAGGGCGGCGCCAAACTGCCGATCCCGCGTGGCGTCGCTGCGAGCGATACCGCGAGGCTGGTCTTTCGTCCGCAATACGCCGATCTGGTTCTTGCAAAGGCAACCGACGCCGATAACGCGCTGACGGGCAAAGTCGTCCATCGCGAATTTCTTGGCGCCACGGTGCGCTATAGCGTGACCCTGAGCGGCAGCGAAGTGACTGTCGAGGCGCCGTTCCAAAGCGTGTCGAGCCTGATCGAGGTTGGAGCTTGGGTCGCAGTCTCGTTGGCACCGGAACGCATGCAGTTCCTGGCTGCTTGA
- a CDS encoding extracellular solute-binding protein, with protein MPNRRFAICATAVTAVALALGLSIGDAHAQAPSGKVTVVTSFSKDVTDPFKKAFEAAVPGVTLEVQNRNTNAGVRFVQETRANNQVDLFWASAPDAFEVLKRAGLLQAHKPNTPGIPAKLGPYNINDPDGMFFGFAASGYGIMWNERYTRANRLPDPKEWSDLGKAVYFDHAMITTPSRSGTTHLTVETILQGEGWDKGWATLKAMSGNMRTITDRSFGVPDAVNSGQVGLGVVIDFFAFSARAANFPVKFVYPTVSTVVPANVGIIANAPNQAAARAFVDYLLSDAGQELLLIPAISRLPVNPAIYAKAPEGYPNPFTGAIGLPGFEFDVGLSERRYAVVDVLFDQLVTFNLEPLKAVTKAMHDVEARLARRDNAAARARLAEARALISAMPITAEQAASEEIRASFQASTPQAKAPRQAELEQQWSSFAKEKYAAAMAKTAEAARLAP; from the coding sequence ATGCCGAACCGACGCTTTGCAATCTGTGCGACCGCTGTAACCGCCGTTGCCCTGGCGCTTGGGCTCTCGATTGGCGACGCCCATGCCCAAGCCCCCAGCGGCAAAGTGACCGTCGTAACCTCCTTTTCGAAGGACGTAACGGATCCATTCAAAAAGGCGTTCGAGGCGGCCGTTCCGGGCGTCACCCTTGAAGTGCAGAATCGCAATACGAATGCCGGCGTGCGTTTCGTGCAGGAAACCCGCGCCAACAATCAGGTCGATCTTTTCTGGGCGTCGGCGCCCGATGCGTTCGAGGTCCTTAAGCGCGCGGGGCTTCTCCAGGCGCACAAGCCCAATACGCCGGGCATCCCGGCGAAGCTCGGGCCCTACAACATCAACGATCCCGACGGCATGTTTTTCGGTTTCGCCGCGTCGGGCTACGGCATCATGTGGAACGAGCGTTATACGCGCGCTAACCGTCTGCCCGATCCCAAGGAATGGTCCGATCTGGGCAAAGCCGTCTATTTCGATCACGCCATGATCACCACGCCGTCGCGCTCGGGAACCACGCACTTGACGGTGGAAACCATCCTGCAGGGCGAAGGCTGGGACAAAGGCTGGGCAACTTTGAAGGCAATGTCGGGCAATATGCGCACGATCACCGACCGCTCCTTTGGCGTGCCCGATGCCGTCAATTCGGGCCAAGTCGGACTTGGCGTCGTGATCGACTTCTTCGCGTTCTCGGCGCGTGCGGCAAACTTCCCAGTCAAGTTCGTCTATCCGACCGTCTCGACAGTCGTGCCGGCCAATGTCGGCATCATCGCCAATGCGCCCAATCAAGCTGCGGCGCGAGCCTTCGTCGATTATCTTCTGTCCGACGCAGGCCAAGAGCTTCTGCTGATCCCGGCGATCAGCCGCTTGCCTGTGAATCCGGCGATCTATGCCAAGGCGCCGGAGGGCTACCCCAACCCGTTTACCGGCGCCATCGGGTTGCCAGGGTTCGAATTCGATGTCGGCCTTTCCGAGCGACGCTACGCGGTCGTCGATGTGCTGTTTGACCAGCTGGTGACCTTCAATCTCGAGCCGTTGAAGGCGGTCACCAAGGCAATGCACGATGTCGAAGCGCGCCTCGCGCGCCGCGACAATGCGGCCGCGCGTGCCCGACTGGCAGAGGCCCGTGCCCTGATCTCGGCCATGCCGATCACGGCGGAGCAAGCCGCATCTGAGGAAATTCGCGCGTCGTTCCAAGCGAGCACCCCGCAGGCCAAGGCCCCGCGCCAAGCCGAGCTCGAGCAGCAATGGTCGAGCTTCGCCAAAGAGAAGTATGCCGCCGCGATGGCCAAGACCGCCGAAGCGGCGCGGCTCGCACCTTGA
- a CDS encoding MobA/MobL family protein → MAKGKDISEWDRLKAGQLDEHEATLLESAGSRSRGQPALYLRRRILSRARRSAPAGDRVEHIPNGQKLPKWMQNSLKLAPFHFSHTFVSRQKTFSLPPSVLSGKRVALYPQRRDLVALNEVKGVIRNSRHRVWTIAPNHPFLETTIGIQLRSNFAAISRALENNKASNFKKDSIASRFQAYLERTGENEKTREKSIESDAKGEISFGNLGATSSERVLFWNYLAQFERRADARLQCRIIGELPHWISASERRRIMEEFCKIFEEKRLPFWAVCHKPDVEIGSDPRNFHFHIIYSDRPFSEDIEKEKRLSDKKDRTAQGEAWIKFLKKRMADTVNSQLVETALLSGEKPERLFFEGTYKDLGIEVAPLHHRGPKETALSRNGILSKTEKKNIEIIEAQDDAEIESLRRLFEKLGSDAIAILETYQKDSPKQPSITNCNHQKMIETEETRLLSAIDLASNILLQLYDSIRARHYPLTHPHTEQAITRARGRERQNNKNFSPSATVLERYLGYLSSLDDDGAYTRLAESVAKNEGISDIKTVISLRQLLDCDFQNLTRRLRSALEEAENALSSLKRRIENFERISKVINQREAAREGLRQSNSQAEAGTGEKAQNSINTTIPSQTTSVTQAQNRQFLHGSNRGALRLSADQMYSNPTQSRRPLSLLTKSIQQNPEKDAHLASEQTSKSSSKQPEKSTSTTRQSDSIADLLNNQQSKNRSRNSNHEM, encoded by the coding sequence ATGGCAAAGGGTAAAGACATCTCAGAATGGGATCGGCTCAAGGCGGGACAACTCGACGAACATGAGGCAACGCTGCTCGAGTCAGCAGGTTCGCGATCGCGCGGTCAGCCAGCGTTGTATCTCCGCCGCCGAATCCTTTCCAGAGCCCGCAGGTCGGCTCCAGCAGGTGATCGCGTCGAGCACATTCCGAACGGACAAAAACTCCCTAAATGGATGCAGAATTCGTTGAAACTTGCACCGTTTCATTTTTCCCACACGTTTGTGTCTCGTCAAAAAACATTCTCTCTTCCACCATCGGTGCTCTCAGGCAAGCGCGTTGCACTTTATCCGCAACGCCGCGATCTCGTAGCGCTAAATGAAGTCAAAGGTGTCATCCGAAATTCGCGCCACCGCGTGTGGACAATCGCGCCAAACCATCCATTTCTTGAGACTACTATAGGCATCCAACTACGATCAAATTTTGCAGCGATTTCCCGAGCGCTTGAGAACAACAAAGCGTCGAACTTCAAAAAAGACTCGATAGCATCAAGGTTCCAAGCTTATCTCGAGCGAACGGGCGAGAACGAAAAGACACGCGAAAAATCAATTGAATCCGACGCAAAGGGAGAAATCTCTTTTGGCAATCTTGGAGCAACTTCCTCTGAGCGGGTATTGTTCTGGAACTACCTTGCACAGTTCGAACGGAGAGCCGACGCGCGGCTCCAATGTCGAATCATTGGTGAGCTGCCTCACTGGATTTCTGCGAGCGAACGCCGAAGGATAATGGAAGAGTTTTGTAAGATTTTCGAAGAGAAACGCCTTCCATTTTGGGCCGTGTGCCACAAGCCGGACGTAGAAATTGGCAGCGATCCGAGAAATTTTCATTTTCATATAATCTATTCAGATCGTCCCTTTTCAGAAGATATCGAAAAAGAAAAGCGCTTATCCGACAAAAAAGATCGCACTGCGCAAGGCGAGGCTTGGATAAAATTTCTCAAAAAAAGAATGGCTGATACGGTGAATTCACAACTTGTCGAGACGGCATTGCTCAGCGGCGAAAAACCCGAGAGACTATTTTTCGAGGGTACATACAAGGATTTGGGGATCGAAGTCGCGCCGCTGCATCACCGCGGCCCGAAGGAAACAGCTCTATCGCGCAACGGGATTCTGTCAAAAACAGAAAAGAAAAACATCGAGATCATCGAGGCCCAAGATGATGCCGAGATCGAAAGCCTCCGAAGACTGTTCGAGAAGTTAGGCTCTGATGCTATCGCTATCTTAGAAACCTACCAAAAGGACTCTCCAAAACAGCCGTCGATCACCAATTGCAATCACCAAAAAATGATCGAAACAGAGGAAACTCGGTTGCTGTCCGCAATTGATTTAGCCTCAAATATTCTTCTGCAGCTTTACGACTCAATCCGAGCAAGACACTACCCCCTTACGCATCCGCATACGGAACAAGCCATCACGCGAGCGCGCGGACGAGAACGGCAAAACAACAAAAATTTCTCACCATCTGCCACCGTTTTAGAAAGATATCTGGGCTATCTATCGTCTCTCGACGACGATGGTGCCTACACACGTCTTGCCGAAAGCGTCGCCAAAAACGAAGGTATTTCTGACATAAAAACAGTGATTAGTTTGCGTCAATTGCTCGATTGCGACTTTCAGAATCTTACGCGACGTCTACGCAGTGCGCTCGAAGAAGCTGAAAATGCGCTGAGTAGTCTCAAAAGGCGAATTGAAAATTTCGAACGGATTTCCAAGGTCATAAATCAAAGAGAGGCAGCGAGGGAAGGACTTAGACAGTCCAATTCCCAAGCCGAAGCGGGGACTGGGGAAAAAGCTCAGAACTCCATCAATACAACAATTCCGAGTCAAACGACTTCCGTTACGCAAGCCCAGAATCGACAGTTTCTCCATGGTTCGAACCGTGGGGCGCTAAGGCTCTCGGCAGACCAGATGTATTCAAATCCGACTCAATCTCGCAGACCACTAAGTCTTTTAACAAAAAGCATTCAGCAAAATCCCGAAAAAGATGCTCATCTAGCTTCGGAGCAGACTTCAAAATCTTCGTCAAAACAACCTGAGAAATCGACGTCCACGACACGCCAGAGTGACAGTATCGCTGACCTTCTCAATAACCAGCAAAGCAAAAATCGAAGCCGAAACTCAAACCATGAGATGTAA
- a CDS encoding PhoX family phosphatase, with amino-acid sequence MADTNDDPETYGIERPMGRVFADIAAERLSRRAVLAGAASVGLAAAMPAEAQTRQTALRFADATSDLDANDHVSPGYKRQVVLRWGDPIFANAPEFDPTAQTGAKQERQFGYNNDFMWFFPLPYGSRSSTRGLLHANHEYCNGNLMFPGIGERGNQTKAQCEVEMAAHGLSTVEIAKIDGAWRVVKDSRYNRRLSAAGSAFRVSGPAAGHPRLRSNEDRTGTLVVGTLNNCAGGVTPWGTVLSGEENFNGYFGGDASKTPEAANHRRYGVSPWQGAPWANYFERFQVETNWNEPNRFGWVVEYDPYDPQSTPVKRTALGRFKHEGATCVVCPDGRVAVYSGDDERFEYVYRFVTRGTYDPKNRRANRDLLDDGTLSVAQFQTDGTLRWLPLVHGQGPLTAANGFASQADVLIEARRAADLVGATPMDRPEDVETDPVTGRTYVVCTSNERRATADATDARTRANGPNPRADNRTGHIVEMIPPGGRGPRADHAADTFRWDILLLAGDPADPAARTKYGPGVGPHGWVAAPDNIAFDPKGRLWIATDGMPTQAVPARSDGVFATELEGPGRAVTKRLYGAPSGAEVCGPCFTPDGKTLFLAIQHPGEARGSNFENPSTRWPDFRPDMPPRPSVVAIEKIDGGEIGS; translated from the coding sequence ATGGCAGATACAAACGACGATCCCGAAACCTACGGCATCGAGCGGCCGATGGGGCGTGTATTTGCCGACATTGCGGCCGAACGCCTGTCGCGGCGCGCCGTGCTCGCGGGTGCGGCTTCCGTTGGCCTTGCGGCGGCAATGCCGGCCGAAGCCCAAACGCGGCAGACAGCCTTGCGCTTTGCCGACGCGACGAGCGATCTCGACGCCAACGACCACGTGTCGCCGGGCTACAAACGCCAAGTGGTGCTGCGCTGGGGCGATCCGATCTTCGCGAATGCGCCCGAGTTCGATCCAACCGCCCAGACCGGCGCCAAACAGGAACGCCAATTCGGCTACAACAACGACTTCATGTGGTTCTTCCCCCTGCCCTACGGCTCGCGCAGTTCCACGCGCGGCCTGCTGCATGCGAACCACGAATACTGCAACGGGAACTTGATGTTCCCGGGCATCGGCGAGCGCGGCAACCAAACCAAAGCACAGTGCGAAGTCGAAATGGCGGCGCACGGCCTCAGCACAGTCGAGATCGCCAAGATCGACGGGGCTTGGCGCGTAGTCAAAGACAGCCGCTACAATCGCCGCCTCAGCGCGGCGGGTTCCGCGTTCCGGGTTTCGGGACCGGCAGCCGGCCATCCGCGGCTGCGCTCGAACGAGGATCGCACCGGCACGCTCGTCGTGGGCACGCTGAACAACTGCGCGGGCGGTGTAACGCCGTGGGGAACGGTTCTGTCGGGCGAAGAGAACTTCAACGGCTATTTTGGCGGCGACGCGTCGAAGACGCCGGAGGCGGCCAACCATCGCCGCTATGGCGTGTCGCCGTGGCAGGGCGCGCCCTGGGCCAATTACTTCGAACGCTTCCAGGTCGAGACGAACTGGAACGAGCCCAATCGATTTGGCTGGGTCGTCGAATACGATCCCTATGATCCGCAGTCGACGCCGGTCAAACGCACGGCTTTGGGGCGCTTCAAGCACGAGGGGGCGACCTGCGTGGTGTGTCCCGACGGGCGCGTCGCCGTCTATTCGGGCGACGACGAGCGGTTCGAATACGTCTATCGCTTCGTCACGCGCGGCACCTACGATCCAAAGAACCGGCGCGCCAATCGCGATCTTCTCGACGACGGCACGCTGTCGGTCGCACAGTTCCAGACCGACGGCACGCTGCGCTGGCTGCCGCTCGTGCACGGCCAAGGGCCGCTTACGGCCGCCAATGGCTTTGCAAGCCAAGCCGACGTGCTGATCGAAGCGCGCCGCGCTGCCGATCTCGTCGGTGCGACGCCGATGGATCGACCCGAAGACGTCGAAACCGATCCCGTCACGGGACGCACCTACGTCGTGTGCACCTCCAACGAACGCCGTGCTACCGCCGACGCGACCGACGCGCGCACGCGCGCGAACGGTCCCAACCCGCGCGCCGACAACCGCACGGGCCATATCGTCGAGATGATTCCGCCCGGCGGCCGCGGCCCGCGCGCCGACCATGCGGCCGATACGTTCCGGTGGGACATCCTGCTGCTGGCAGGCGATCCCGCCGATCCGGCCGCGCGGACGAAGTACGGCCCCGGCGTGGGGCCGCATGGCTGGGTCGCAGCGCCCGACAACATCGCCTTCGATCCGAAGGGGCGCTTGTGGATCGCGACCGACGGCATGCCGACGCAAGCCGTGCCTGCCCGATCCGACGGAGTTTTTGCGACCGAGCTCGAAGGGCCCGGCCGCGCCGTGACTAAACGCCTCTACGGCGCGCCGTCGGGGGCGGAAGTCTGCGGGCCCTGCTTCACGCCCGACGGCAAGACGCTGTTCCTCGCGATCCAGCATCCAGGCGAGGCCCGCGGCTCGAACTTCGAAAACCCGTCGACGCGATGGCCCGATTTCCGCCCCGACATGCCGCCGCGTCCGTCGGTCGTCGCGATCGAGAAAATCGACGGTGGCGAAATCGGCAGCTGA
- a CDS encoding Na/Pi cotransporter family protein translates to MIYPTGFLALLGAIALLLWATHLVKSGVVRAFGGELRVILALAAGNAPRAAGLGLGIALALQSSTATALLLTSLATRGFIALAPAIAVMLGADVGSSLVVQLLSYDLKALVPVLLTASIAAFMISSSARVRKIGRIGIGLCLIVLSLSMIVAATADWRGGGTLDIVLSRLGDEPVLAIVIAALLAWAMHSSVAFVLLVLALSTSGVVSVQIGLYLVLGANVGSGLTALALVWRESTIARRIALGNLGFRLIGAVLALAVLPFAWPLMAQIDWPPAQLLAAAHVGFNLGLLFLFLPFVALAARLLVRLVVADEKAAGEYKVLHLDEALLTTPHLALGAASREVLRQAERVETMLGETMLTFNEADGARLKAIRKLDDEVDGFQDAIKLYLTRLTRQPLTEADARRAFDLILFTTNLEHVGDIIDKSLLELAAKRRRSGVSFSPEGWRELNEFHARVVKQLKLAIAVFMTNDPEMARELIREKDQIRSAERVAMESHLARLREGAVASLETSALHLDILRDLKRINSHLVAVAHPILEAAGELRGSRLTSPAA, encoded by the coding sequence GTGATCTATCCGACTGGGTTCCTGGCGCTTCTGGGCGCGATCGCACTGCTTCTATGGGCCACGCATCTGGTCAAAAGCGGCGTGGTTCGGGCTTTCGGCGGGGAACTGCGCGTCATCTTGGCACTCGCAGCAGGCAACGCACCGCGCGCCGCTGGTCTTGGGTTGGGAATTGCGCTGGCGTTGCAAAGCTCGACCGCCACGGCATTGCTTCTGACATCCTTGGCGACGCGCGGTTTTATTGCGCTTGCCCCGGCGATCGCAGTGATGCTCGGTGCCGATGTCGGCTCCAGCCTCGTTGTGCAGCTCCTGTCTTACGATCTCAAAGCGCTGGTCCCGGTGCTGCTGACGGCGAGCATAGCCGCGTTCATGATCTCAAGCTCGGCCCGCGTGCGTAAGATCGGGCGGATCGGCATTGGATTGTGCCTGATCGTGCTGTCGCTCAGCATGATCGTGGCGGCAACTGCGGATTGGCGCGGCGGCGGTACGCTCGACATCGTGCTGTCGCGTCTGGGCGACGAGCCGGTCTTGGCGATCGTCATTGCGGCTTTGCTGGCATGGGCGATGCACTCGAGCGTGGCATTTGTGCTGCTCGTCTTGGCGCTGTCGACGTCGGGTGTGGTGTCGGTGCAGATTGGGCTGTATCTGGTTCTGGGCGCCAATGTTGGATCGGGCCTGACTGCGCTGGCATTGGTCTGGCGCGAATCCACCATCGCGCGCCGCATCGCTCTTGGCAATCTTGGCTTCCGCCTGATTGGTGCCGTCCTCGCGCTTGCTGTTCTGCCGTTCGCCTGGCCGCTGATGGCGCAGATCGATTGGCCGCCTGCACAGCTATTGGCGGCCGCCCATGTCGGCTTCAATCTGGGGCTTCTTTTTCTTTTTCTCCCGTTTGTTGCGCTGGCGGCGCGGCTTCTGGTCAGGCTTGTCGTTGCCGACGAGAAGGCGGCGGGCGAATACAAGGTGCTGCATCTCGACGAAGCGCTGCTGACTACGCCGCATCTGGCGCTGGGAGCGGCGTCGCGTGAGGTGTTGCGGCAGGCAGAGCGGGTCGAGACTATGCTTGGTGAGACGATGCTGACTTTTAACGAGGCGGACGGAGCGCGCCTCAAGGCAATTCGCAAGCTCGATGACGAAGTCGATGGCTTTCAGGATGCCATAAAGCTCTATCTCACGCGCCTGACGCGCCAGCCCTTGACTGAAGCCGACGCGCGGCGAGCGTTCGACCTTATTCTTTTCACCACAAACCTCGAACATGTAGGCGACATCATCGACAAGAGCCTGCTCGAACTCGCTGCCAAGCGTCGGCGCTCGGGCGTTTCATTCTCGCCCGAAGGCTGGCGCGAACTTAACGAATTTCATGCCCGCGTCGTCAAGCAGCTCAAGCTTGCAATCGCCGTGTTCATGACCAACGATCCGGAGATGGCGCGCGAACTGATCCGCGAGAAGGATCAGATTCGGTCCGCCGAGCGCGTGGCGATGGAAAGCCATCTTGCGCGATTGCGCGAAGGCGCTGTCGCCTCGCTGGAGACGAGCGCGCTGCATCTCGACATCTTGCGCGATCTCAAGCGCATCAATTCACATCTGGTTGCCGTTGCCCACCCCATTCTCGAAGCCGCCGGGGAGTTGCGCGGCTCGCGCCTGACGTCGCCTGCGGCTTGA
- a CDS encoding iron ABC transporter permease, producing the protein MNATAAAAVSRRQAVPLGQYLLAGAVAAFLLLFLVVPVATVVVVAFVDPRTGSFTLVNFADFLRNDLFVRSLWNSIYVSTMSVLWGTAFALPLAYITSRFQFRGAILIQTLGVVPLIMPPFAGAVAMQLLFGRNGTFNLLLGDWFDINIPFMEGLNGVILLQAVHYFPFILLNVSASLANIDRAMEESAQNLGASGFRLFAKVVFPLAMPGYVAGASLVFIKVFDDLATPLLLNAKDLLAPQAYLRITSIGLNDPMGYVISVVLISVSMLAMWIATFATRGRDYATVQRGGGGLAKREMKGFDKVAAYGVVILILALTLAPHVGLILLSLATVWSFAPLPDDYTLAHYGKVLTESPQFIWNTLIYSTLAGIIAVVVGSAIAWLVQRSKIPGRHMLDYLAMGALAVPGVVIGIGYLRTYYGVTLPSGQSLATFWFIIVIALAVRRLPYALRACTAGLQQVSPQLEEAAENLGATKARTVRRILLPLMVGGMLAGFVTAFATASVELSATMMLVQNTSDAPLAYGLYVYMQSPAGRGPGAALGMIAVAIVGLCTFLSHWLLDRERSGAVKN; encoded by the coding sequence TTGAACGCAACTGCCGCCGCCGCTGTTTCGCGCAGGCAAGCGGTTCCGCTCGGCCAGTATCTGCTGGCCGGGGCGGTGGCGGCATTTCTGCTTCTGTTTCTGGTCGTGCCGGTCGCGACGGTGGTCGTCGTCGCTTTTGTCGATCCGCGCACGGGCAGTTTCACGCTCGTGAACTTCGCCGATTTTCTACGCAACGATCTATTCGTCCGCTCGCTCTGGAACTCGATCTATGTTTCGACAATGTCAGTTCTCTGGGGCACGGCGTTTGCGCTGCCGCTGGCCTACATCACCTCGCGCTTCCAGTTCCGAGGGGCAATACTGATCCAGACGCTGGGGGTCGTGCCGCTGATCATGCCGCCTTTTGCCGGAGCGGTCGCCATGCAGCTGCTGTTCGGGCGGAACGGAACCTTCAACCTGTTGCTGGGCGATTGGTTCGACATCAACATCCCGTTCATGGAGGGCTTGAACGGCGTCATTCTTCTGCAGGCTGTCCACTATTTCCCGTTCATTCTCCTCAACGTTTCGGCGTCGCTTGCAAATATCGACCGGGCCATGGAGGAGAGCGCCCAGAATCTCGGCGCTTCGGGCTTCCGGCTCTTCGCCAAAGTTGTCTTTCCCCTCGCGATGCCGGGATATGTGGCGGGGGCCAGCCTCGTCTTCATCAAGGTCTTCGACGACCTTGCCACGCCGCTGCTGCTCAACGCCAAGGACCTGCTCGCACCGCAGGCCTATCTGCGCATCACCTCGATCGGATTGAACGATCCGATGGGCTACGTCATTTCGGTCGTGCTGATTTCGGTGTCGATGCTTGCCATGTGGATCGCCACCTTTGCTACGCGCGGGCGCGACTACGCCACCGTCCAGCGCGGCGGCGGTGGCCTTGCTAAGCGCGAGATGAAAGGGTTCGACAAGGTGGCGGCCTATGGCGTCGTGATTCTGATCCTGGCATTGACGCTTGCGCCGCATGTCGGACTGATTTTGCTGTCTCTCGCCACGGTCTGGTCGTTCGCGCCTTTGCCGGACGACTACACGCTCGCGCATTACGGCAAGGTGCTGACCGAGAGTCCGCAATTCATCTGGAACACGCTGATCTATTCGACGCTGGCGGGCATCATCGCCGTCGTCGTCGGGTCGGCGATCGCGTGGCTGGTGCAGCGCTCGAAGATCCCCGGTCGGCACATGCTCGACTATCTTGCGATGGGCGCGCTTGCCGTACCCGGCGTGGTGATCGGCATCGGCTATCTGCGCACCTATTACGGCGTGACGCTGCCCTCGGGCCAATCGCTTGCCACGTTCTGGTTCATCATTGTGATCGCTTTGGCCGTGCGGCGGCTTCCCTACGCGTTGCGCGCCTGCACAGCGGGGCTGCAGCAGGTCTCGCCGCAGCTCGAAGAAGCGGCCGAAAATCTCGGGGCGACCAAAGCGCGCACGGTGCGACGGATTCTTCTGCCGCTGATGGTCGGCGGCATGCTCGCTGGATTTGTCACCGCGTTCGCCACTGCTTCGGTCGAGCTTTCGGCCACTATGATGCTGGTGCAGAACACGTCCGACGCGCCGCTGGCCTACGGGCTTTACGTCTATATGCAATCTCCTGCGGGCCGCGGCCCTGGCGCAGCTCTTGGTATGATCGCGGTCGCGATCGTGGGCTTGTGCACCTTTCTCTCCCACTGGCTGCTCGACCGTGAGCGGTCGGGTGCAGTCAAGAACTGA